Proteins from a genomic interval of Spea bombifrons isolate aSpeBom1 chromosome 4, aSpeBom1.2.pri, whole genome shotgun sequence:
- the LOC128490350 gene encoding melatonin receptor type 1A-like, with product MEQRASQENIHEDLEDQEGEYPTWVVSTLTTVLVVTISGDIVGNLLVITSVFRNKKLRKSGNAFVVSLAVADLLVAFYPYPLVLLAIFNQGWKMGYVHCQMSGFFMGLSVISSVFNITGIAVNRYCYICHSVWYPRLFSNTSTVCYVGLVWTLSLAAILPNLFLESLRYDPRVFSCTFAQSVSSLYTIVIVVFHFFLPIGVVSYCYLRIWVLVLNTRHRVRPGRHLQAQTWPYNLHGFITMFAVFVLFAVCWGPLNIIGLTVAIYPSLGGSIPHWLFVASYFMAYFNSCLNAVVYGALNKNFRREYKRIVLKIFQLA from the exons ATGGAACAAAGGGCAAGCCAGGAAAATATCCATGAAGATTTGGAAGATCAAGAAGGGGAATATCCAACATGGGTAGTCAGCACCCTCACCACAGTCCTGGTTGTCACCATCAGTGGTGATATCGTGGGCAACCTCCTGGTAATCACTTCCGTCTTCAGGAACAAGAAACTTCGGAAATCAG GTAACGCTTTCGTAGTTAGCCTGGCTGTAGCCGACTTGTTGGTTGCCTTTTACCCGTACCCACTGGTCCTGCTGGCTATTTTCAACCAAGGCTGGAAAATGGGCTACGTACACTGCCAGATGAGTGGATTTTTCATGGGACTCAGTGTAATAAGCTCTGTCTTTAACATCACAGGGATCGCCGTCAACCGATATTGCTACATCTGCCACAGCGTCTGGTATCCCCGTCTATTCTCTAACACCAGCACCGTCTGCTACGTGGGCCTGGTCTGGACTTTGTCTTTGGCAGCCATCTTGCCGAATCTCTTTCTGGAATCTTTACGTTATGACCCCCGGGTGTTTTCCTGTACATTTGCCCAGTCCGTCAGCTCCTTGTACACCATCGTCATTGTGGTCTTCCATTTCTTTTTACCCATAGGGGTGGTGAGTTACTGTTATTTACGCATTTGGGTACTGGTCCTTAACACCCGCCACAGGGTCAGGCCTGGTAGACATCTTCAAGCTCAGACATGGCCTTACAATCTACATGGTTTTATCACAATGTTTGCTGTCTTTGTGCTTTTCGCAGTATGTTGGGGACCCCTAAACATCATTGGACTCACTGTAGCCATTTACCCATCATTGGGAGGTTCCATTCCACATTGGCTCTTCGTAGCCAGCTACTTTATGGCATATTTCAACAGCTGCCTCAATGCTGTCGTTTATGGAGCTCTAAATAAGAATTTCCGGAGAGAGTACAAAAGGATTGTGTTAAAAATATTCCAGTTGGCTTGA